A single genomic interval of Coregonus clupeaformis isolate EN_2021a chromosome 36, ASM2061545v1, whole genome shotgun sequence harbors:
- the LOC121552727 gene encoding ectonucleoside triphosphate diphosphohydrolase 5, with protein MSLQAPLLPAVVLSLVLVVWVLTGLTHAQPKASVLDFSASLGNLLPSLSRPANSSRIFYGVMFDAGSTGTRIHVYTFIQKDPEELPVLDNETFHSIKPGLSAYADMPEMGGYTVKQLLKVAKKTVPRLEWKRTPLVLKATAGLRLLPPEKAQALLEQVQDVFDESPFFVPDDSVSIMNGTNEGILAWVTVNFLTGHLYAETRKTVGILDLGGGSTQITFLPKSKKTIESSPADYITRFDMFNSTYELYTHSYLGNGLMAARLAALGALGAEGFEWRVFKSSCLPKKFREEWSFGGLTYTVSGIPDGYAGYKLCYQEVLKVVKGMVHQPYELKDTSVFYAFSYYFDRAVDAGLIDGTQGGMLEVRDFKKRAKEVCNKMSKYRPVSPFLCMDMTYITCLLKDGFGFKESTVLQLTKKVNNVETSWALGATFNHFQNLKIH; from the exons ATGTCTCTCCAGGCTCCTCTCCTACCTGCGGTGGTGCTGTCTCTGGTTCTGGTCGTGTGGGTTCTGACAGGGCTGACCCATGCCCAGCCCAAGGCTTCTGTCCTGGACTTCTCAGCCAGCCTGGGTAACCTCCTGCCCAGCCTCAGCCGACCAGCCAACTCCAGCCGGATCTTCTATGGGGTAATGTTTGACGCTGGTAGCACTGGGACACGCATCCACGTCTATACCTTCATACAGAAAGACCCTG AGGAGTTACCAGTGTTGGATAATGAGACGTTCCATTCCATCAAGCCTGGTCTGTCAGCATACGCAGACATGCCTGAAATG GGTGGGTATACGGTGAAGCAGCTTCTGAAAGTGGCTAAGAAAACCGTCCCTCGGCTGGAATGGAAGAGAACCCCGCTGGTCCTGAAAGCTACAGCAGGACTCAGGCTGCTGCCCCCAGAGAAAGCTCAGGCTCTGCTGGAACAG GTGCAGGATGTTTTTGATGAATCTCCCTTCTTCGTCCCAGACGACAGCGTCAGCATAATGAATGGTACAAATGAAG GAATCTTGGCGTGGGTTACTGTGAACTTTTTGACAG GTCACCTGTATGCTGAGACCAGGAAGACAGTAGGGATTCTGGATCTGGGGGGAGGATCGACTCAAATCACTTTTCTCCCTAAATCTAAG AAAACCATTGAAAGTTCTCCTGCTGACTACATTACCAGATTTGACATGTTCAACTCGACATATGAACTCTACACTCACAG CTACCTGGGTAATGGATTGATGGCAGCTAGACTGGCAGCCCTAGGAGCACTGGGGGCAGAAG GGTTTGAGTGGAGAGTGTTCAAAAGCTCCTGCCTGCCTAAGAAGTTCAGAGAGGAGTGGAGCTTTGGAGGACTCACCTACACCGTCAGTGGGATACCTGATG GTTATGCGGGATACAAGCTGTGTTACCAGGAGGTGTTGAAGGTGGTAAAGGGAATGGTTCACCAGCCCTATGAGTTGAAAGACACCAGTGTGTTCTACGCTTTCTCCTACTACTTTGACCGAGCAGTGGATGCAGGTCTTATCG ACGGGACCCAAGGAGGAATGCTGGAGGTCAGGGACTTCAAGAAGAGAGCTAAAGAGG TGTGTAACAAGATGTCTAAGTACCGTCCGGTCAGCCCCTTCCTGTGTATGGACATGACCTACATCACCTGTCTGCTCAAAGACGGCTTCGGCTTCAAGGAGAGCACTGTACTGCAG CTGACTAAGAAAGTCAACAATGTGGAGACGAGTTGGGCTTTAGGTGCCACATTCAACCACTTCCAGAACCTAAAGATCCACTGA